One stretch of Aeromicrobium fastidiosum DNA includes these proteins:
- a CDS encoding SDR family NAD(P)-dependent oxidoreductase: MATCDLSGRKVLITGGARGLGLKMAETVATQGASVVIADLDAETGAASAAALAEAGHQAAFVHLDVTDDASWEAAMPDVLASLGGLDVVVNNAGIEITELFVDLDPASVRKIMDVNVLGTMLGIKHAFRAMRPEGPAGAGGAVVNIASVAATIAFPGIGAYSASKSAIDRLTRVAAAESGRLGYGVRVNAVCPGLVPNAMGGQLANDTANLGLFGSPDEAVGAVISLTPSGRLATEQDIANGVAFLASDDSAFVNGVSLSVDGGMGM, encoded by the coding sequence ATGGCAACGTGCGATCTCAGCGGCCGCAAGGTGCTCATCACAGGCGGTGCCCGCGGTCTCGGGCTCAAGATGGCCGAGACGGTGGCCACCCAGGGAGCCTCGGTCGTCATCGCCGACCTCGACGCCGAGACGGGTGCCGCGAGTGCCGCCGCTCTCGCCGAGGCCGGCCACCAGGCTGCGTTCGTGCACCTCGACGTCACCGACGACGCCTCGTGGGAGGCCGCGATGCCCGACGTGCTGGCCTCGCTCGGCGGGCTCGACGTCGTGGTCAACAACGCCGGCATCGAGATCACCGAGCTCTTCGTCGACCTCGACCCCGCCAGCGTCCGCAAGATCATGGACGTCAACGTGCTCGGCACGATGCTCGGCATCAAGCACGCCTTCCGGGCGATGCGTCCCGAAGGTCCAGCCGGAGCCGGCGGTGCCGTCGTCAACATCGCCTCGGTCGCCGCGACCATCGCGTTCCCGGGCATCGGTGCCTACTCCGCCTCGAAGTCGGCCATCGACCGGCTCACCCGCGTCGCCGCCGCCGAGTCGGGCCGGCTCGGCTACGGCGTGCGGGTCAACGCGGTGTGCCCCGGGCTCGTCCCCAACGCGATGGGCGGACAGCTCGCCAACGACACCGCGAACCTCGGTCTGTTCGGCTCGCCCGACGAGGCCGTCGGCGCGGTCATCTCGCTGACCCCGTCGGGCCGGCTCGCGACCGAGCAGGACATCGCCAACGGCGTCGCGTTCCTCGCGTCCGACGACTCGGCCTTCGTCAACGGCGTCTCCCTGTCGGTCGACGGCGGCATGGGCATGTAG
- a CDS encoding class I adenylate-forming enzyme family protein: protein MHFSTLPDDRAAAEPDAPAIADDTTTLTNAQLAERVRAAAGALVDHGVVGGDVVAVQLANRVELLLVLFAAWRIGVTVNPLNPVLTGAEATHQVLDARSVLLVTADGTGPVEGVTTIGVAALDSTTPTTPAVPASDDLALLIYTSGTTGQPKGVMLTHANLDAMTESFIEWLDITSDDHSMLVLPLFHANGIVLGTLTPLRAGGRVSITGRFSRDRFFADVERLRPTYFSAVPAIYAMLSALPDDVHPDTSSLRMAVCGAAPMPAQLIRRFEERFGLTLVEGYGLSETTCASTINPLHGTRKPGTVGLPLPGQRVDVVDPEGRHLPAGEVGEVVIAGPTVMAGYLHKPEETARSIVDGWLRTGDVGRFDEDGYLVLVDRVKDMIIRGGENIYPKEIESVLYRHPDVLEAAVVGRPDDVLGEVPTAFVSLRPGATADAEALLDLCRGVLSAYKLPVHIELVGELPKNPVGKIDKPALRRDLSPTPMS from the coding sequence ATGCACTTCTCGACACTTCCCGACGACCGCGCCGCCGCAGAGCCGGACGCTCCGGCGATCGCGGACGACACGACGACGCTGACCAACGCCCAGCTCGCCGAACGGGTGAGAGCGGCCGCGGGAGCCCTCGTCGACCACGGCGTGGTCGGCGGCGACGTCGTGGCGGTGCAGCTGGCCAACCGGGTCGAGCTGCTGCTCGTCCTGTTCGCGGCGTGGCGCATCGGCGTGACGGTCAACCCGCTCAACCCGGTGCTGACCGGTGCCGAGGCGACCCATCAGGTGCTCGACGCGCGGTCCGTCCTGCTCGTGACGGCAGACGGCACCGGACCGGTGGAGGGCGTGACGACCATCGGCGTCGCCGCCCTCGACTCGACCACGCCGACAACCCCCGCCGTCCCGGCGAGCGACGACCTCGCGCTGCTGATCTACACCAGCGGAACCACCGGTCAGCCCAAGGGCGTGATGCTGACGCACGCCAACCTCGACGCCATGACGGAGTCGTTCATCGAGTGGCTCGACATCACGTCCGACGACCACAGCATGCTGGTGCTGCCGCTGTTCCACGCCAACGGGATCGTGCTCGGCACCCTCACGCCCCTGCGCGCCGGTGGCCGGGTCTCGATCACCGGCAGGTTCTCACGCGACCGGTTCTTCGCGGACGTCGAACGGCTGCGGCCCACCTACTTCTCGGCCGTCCCGGCGATCTACGCGATGCTCAGCGCGCTGCCCGACGACGTCCACCCCGACACCTCGTCGCTGCGCATGGCGGTGTGCGGTGCCGCGCCGATGCCGGCCCAGCTGATCCGGCGCTTCGAGGAACGGTTCGGCCTGACCCTGGTCGAGGGCTACGGGCTCTCCGAGACGACGTGCGCCTCGACGATCAACCCGCTGCACGGCACGCGCAAGCCCGGCACGGTCGGGCTGCCGCTGCCCGGCCAGCGCGTCGACGTCGTCGACCCCGAGGGTCGCCACCTGCCCGCCGGCGAGGTGGGAGAGGTGGTCATCGCCGGGCCGACCGTCATGGCCGGCTACCTCCACAAGCCGGAGGAGACGGCTCGCTCTATCGTCGACGGCTGGCTGCGCACGGGCGACGTCGGTCGCTTCGACGAGGACGGCTACCTGGTGCTGGTCGACCGGGTCAAGGACATGATCATCCGCGGCGGCGAGAACATCTATCCCAAGGAGATCGAGTCGGTGCTCTACCGGCATCCCGACGTGCTGGAGGCCGCCGTGGTCGGGCGGCCGGACGACGTGCTCGGCGAGGTGCCGACCGCCTTCGTCTCGCTGCGGCCCGGCGCGACGGCCGACGCCGAAGCCCTGCTCGACCTGTGCCGCGGCGTGCTCAGCGCGTACAAGCTGCCGGTGCACATCGAGCTGGTCGGCGAGCTGCCGAAGAACCCGGTCGGCAAGATCGACAAGCCGGCACTGCGCAGGGACCTGTCGCCGACGCCGATGAGCTAG
- a CDS encoding DUF5938 domain-containing protein: MSDKPVVVYGASGYTGRLICEYLREYNIPFVAAGRDEDKLTDSMTSWVPGIETASYEVVQVEHEVGALTKLFSGASVVLNTVGPFSKFGPEVVEASLAAGVHYTDTTGEQDWVMRCDEEYGSDFAAAGLLLSPGLAQMYTTGEIAAEIALEKPGLDTLDIAVFWGGSPTVASTQTILFNAALSGANYLEQDTYVPFDPDAGHYHLTIPGQHEVALALPWGGTSHPVWYRRDPRVANVKALGGVFNRGLMLAVPQIVAGAIKATEGMGVEEKYAALAATAAQVMGEMPPRENPRVNKSMDSVHASGPLGRAHVVIHGKENYKQTGLLQAYAAYALLQQPPRRVGFASGCQAFGHRELLGQLQGFGLVQAPVVTIG, encoded by the coding sequence ATGAGTGACAAGCCCGTCGTCGTCTACGGAGCCTCCGGATACACCGGACGCCTGATCTGCGAGTACCTCCGCGAGTACAACATCCCCTTCGTCGCCGCCGGCCGCGACGAGGACAAGCTCACCGACTCGATGACGTCGTGGGTGCCCGGCATCGAGACCGCCAGCTACGAGGTCGTCCAGGTCGAGCACGAGGTCGGCGCGCTCACGAAGCTGTTCTCCGGCGCGTCCGTCGTGCTCAACACCGTCGGCCCGTTCAGCAAGTTCGGCCCCGAGGTCGTCGAGGCGTCACTGGCCGCCGGTGTCCACTACACCGACACGACCGGCGAGCAGGACTGGGTCATGCGGTGCGACGAGGAGTACGGCAGCGACTTCGCCGCCGCCGGCCTGCTGCTGTCGCCGGGCCTCGCGCAGATGTACACGACCGGCGAGATCGCCGCCGAGATCGCACTCGAGAAGCCGGGCCTCGACACGCTCGACATCGCGGTGTTCTGGGGCGGCAGCCCCACGGTCGCCTCGACCCAGACGATTCTGTTCAACGCCGCGCTGTCGGGCGCCAACTACCTCGAGCAGGACACGTACGTGCCGTTCGATCCCGACGCCGGCCACTACCACCTCACCATCCCCGGCCAGCACGAAGTCGCGCTCGCCCTGCCGTGGGGAGGGACGTCCCACCCGGTCTGGTACCGCCGCGACCCCCGCGTCGCCAACGTCAAGGCGCTCGGCGGCGTGTTCAACCGCGGCCTGATGCTGGCCGTGCCGCAGATCGTGGCCGGTGCCATCAAGGCCACCGAGGGCATGGGCGTGGAGGAGAAGTACGCCGCGCTGGCGGCCACGGCCGCACAGGTCATGGGCGAGATGCCGCCGCGCGAGAACCCGCGCGTCAACAAGTCGATGGACTCCGTCCACGCCTCCGGACCGCTCGGCCGCGCGCACGTCGTGATCCACGGCAAGGAGAACTACAAGCAGACCGGCCTGCTGCAGGCCTACGCCGCGTACGCGCTGCTCCAGCAGCCGCCGCGACGGGTCGGCTTCGCCTCGGGCTGCCAGGCGTTCGGGCACCGCGAGCTGCTGGGTCAGCTGCAGGGCTTCGGGCTCGTCCAGGCACCTGTCGTCACGATCGGCTGA
- a CDS encoding primary-amine oxidase yields MHSALFDSLTASEISRASALIKKHGIAGDRPGFGSLFVNEPDKAKVRAGEAISRQARAIVLDRRSAATWNVVVDLDAETIVSSEQLTEGSAQMLAGEVEIVDTLAKADPRFVEALAKRGITDLTLVQLDPFGVGNRADLDLTGKRLWAGVTYFRHFEDDNAYAHIVEGVIVLVDTVAGEVVAVEDAGVRPMPMTCGNYTAEHNLPMRADVAPLEITQPNGPGFVLDGPQMTWQKWRFRIGMHPIDGLVLTGVEYKDGDDYRSIIHRAAVGEMIVPYGIPQDAHYFRSAFDAGEYGLGRMANSLVLGCDCLGDITYMDAVMADDDGNPVTIENAICIHEEDAGILWKHTDWVTGKVDVRRSRKLVVSFIATVGNYHYGFYWNFFQDGHIEVDTKLMGIVQTIAYEGDLPGQASPVAENLAATWHQHLFNFRLDMEVDGWQNTVYQTDVDGEPVGPTNPYGNAIRVTKTPIRNELDGDGLTNPQTSRTWTVVNPHKTNQWGVPVGYKLLPGWASDTLIAQEPSLMVKRAGFATKNVWVTPYSPDEIHAAGDHPNMDTSGNGLALWSAANRPVEDTDVVLWHTLGVTHIPRSEDWPVMPNEVASFMLLPANFFDRSPALDVPAAGCSHCPPGQCTCSH; encoded by the coding sequence ATGCACTCCGCCCTCTTCGACTCCCTGACGGCCAGCGAGATCTCCCGTGCCTCGGCGCTCATCAAGAAGCACGGCATCGCCGGTGACCGGCCGGGGTTCGGCTCGCTGTTCGTCAACGAGCCCGACAAGGCGAAGGTGCGCGCAGGAGAGGCCATCAGCCGCCAGGCCCGCGCGATCGTGCTCGACCGCAGGTCGGCCGCCACGTGGAACGTCGTGGTCGACCTCGACGCGGAGACGATCGTGTCGTCCGAACAGCTCACCGAGGGCAGCGCGCAGATGCTGGCCGGGGAGGTCGAGATCGTCGACACCCTCGCCAAGGCCGACCCGCGCTTCGTCGAGGCCCTCGCCAAGCGGGGCATCACCGACCTGACGCTCGTGCAGCTCGATCCGTTCGGCGTCGGCAACCGAGCCGATCTCGACCTGACGGGCAAGCGGCTCTGGGCGGGCGTCACCTACTTCCGCCACTTCGAGGACGACAACGCGTACGCCCACATCGTCGAGGGTGTCATCGTCCTCGTCGACACCGTCGCCGGCGAGGTCGTCGCGGTCGAGGACGCCGGAGTGCGTCCGATGCCCATGACGTGCGGCAACTACACCGCCGAGCACAACCTGCCGATGCGAGCCGACGTCGCGCCGCTGGAGATCACCCAGCCGAACGGCCCGGGCTTCGTCCTGGACGGCCCGCAGATGACGTGGCAGAAGTGGCGCTTCCGTATCGGCATGCACCCCATCGACGGCCTCGTGCTGACGGGCGTCGAGTACAAGGACGGCGACGACTACCGCTCGATCATCCACCGTGCCGCGGTCGGCGAGATGATCGTGCCCTACGGCATCCCGCAGGACGCCCACTACTTCCGCAGTGCCTTCGACGCCGGCGAGTACGGCCTCGGCAGGATGGCCAACTCGCTCGTGCTGGGCTGCGACTGCCTCGGTGACATCACCTACATGGATGCCGTCATGGCCGACGACGACGGCAACCCGGTCACGATCGAGAACGCGATCTGCATCCACGAGGAGGACGCCGGCATCCTGTGGAAGCACACCGACTGGGTGACGGGCAAGGTCGACGTGCGGCGCTCGCGCAAGCTCGTCGTCAGCTTCATCGCGACGGTCGGCAACTACCACTACGGCTTCTACTGGAACTTCTTCCAGGACGGCCACATCGAGGTCGACACCAAGCTCATGGGCATCGTGCAGACCATCGCCTACGAGGGTGACCTGCCGGGCCAGGCGAGCCCCGTGGCCGAGAACCTCGCCGCGACGTGGCACCAGCACCTGTTCAACTTCCGGCTCGACATGGAGGTCGACGGCTGGCAGAACACCGTCTACCAGACCGACGTCGACGGCGAGCCGGTCGGACCGACCAACCCGTACGGCAACGCGATCCGGGTGACCAAGACCCCCATCAGGAACGAGCTGGACGGCGACGGGCTCACCAACCCGCAGACCTCCCGCACGTGGACGGTCGTCAACCCGCACAAGACCAACCAGTGGGGCGTCCCCGTCGGCTACAAGCTGCTGCCCGGCTGGGCATCGGACACCCTCATCGCCCAAGAGCCCTCGCTGATGGTCAAGCGTGCGGGCTTCGCCACCAAGAACGTGTGGGTCACGCCGTACTCGCCCGACGAGATCCATGCCGCGGGCGACCACCCCAACATGGACACGTCGGGCAACGGCCTGGCCCTGTGGTCGGCCGCGAACCGGCCGGTCGAGGACACCGACGTCGTGCTCTGGCACACGCTCGGCGTGACCCACATCCCTCGTTCGGAGGACTGGCCCGTCATGCCCAACGAGGTCGCGAGCTTCATGCTGCTGCCGGCCAACTTCTTCGACCGCAGCCCCGCGCTCGACGTGCCCGCGGCCGGGTGCAGCCACTGCCCGCCCGGGCAGTGCACCTGCTCGCACTGA
- a CDS encoding TetR/AcrR family transcriptional regulator: MATYDDRASRAGTDKFGRRREQLATSALVTLAERGYANTGLRDIADNSEFSHGVLHYYFKDKNDLIQHCVRQYKLDCAKHYDDIVETATTADELKSRFADAMTGTLRDEASMHRLWYDLRNQSMFDAELRPVIQEIDTLLEEMIWSVVSRYAGLLGTTVSVRPALAYSTYDGTFEQALVAFMAGDLGALDRIGDDCVRLLDLLVCPSP; encoded by the coding sequence ATGGCGACGTACGACGACCGGGCGAGCAGGGCCGGCACCGACAAGTTCGGTCGGCGACGCGAGCAGCTCGCGACCTCCGCCCTCGTGACCCTGGCCGAGCGCGGCTACGCCAACACGGGCCTGCGCGACATCGCCGACAACTCCGAGTTCTCCCACGGCGTCCTGCACTACTACTTCAAGGACAAGAACGACCTCATCCAGCACTGCGTGCGCCAGTACAAGCTCGACTGCGCGAAGCACTACGACGACATCGTCGAGACGGCCACGACCGCCGACGAGCTGAAGTCGCGCTTCGCCGACGCCATGACCGGCACGCTGCGCGACGAGGCCTCGATGCACCGCCTCTGGTACGACCTGCGCAACCAGAGCATGTTCGACGCCGAGCTGCGACCGGTCATCCAGGAGATCGACACCCTGCTCGAGGAGATGATCTGGTCGGTCGTCAGCCGCTACGCCGGGCTGCTCGGCACCACGGTCTCGGTCCGACCCGCGCTCGCCTACTCGACTTACGACGGGACGTTCGAGCAGGCACTCGTGGCGTTCATGGCCGGCGATCTCGGGGCCCTCGACCGCATCGGTGACGACTGCGTCCGGCTGCTCGACCTGCTGGTGTGCCCATCGCCGTAG
- a CDS encoding alpha-hydroxy acid oxidase, with amino-acid sequence MVQRQLPRPVEIFDLLKFKKPVLDPRRRRLEKALTIHDLRTIAKRRTPRAAFDYTDGAAEGELSLARARQAFEDVEFSPRVLRPAAKVDTSTTILGGPSRLPFAIAPTGFTRLMQTEGEIAGAGAAGAAGIPFTLSTLGTCSIEAVQAANPHGRNWFQLYVMRDREISYELARRAAAAGFDTLQFTVDTPVAGARLRDKRNGFSIPPQISLRTIVNAAVRPWWWYDFLTTPKLEFASLSSTGGTVGELLDSAMDPTISYADLDVIREIWPGKIVVKGVQNLEDAKQLATQGVDGIILSNHGGRQLDRAPIPFHLLPDVKREVGSALEIGVDTGIMSGADIVAASALGADFSMIGRAYLYGLMAGGRAGVDRTIAILEDEMVRTMKLLGAASIDELEPAHVTQLERLTPRPRRHG; translated from the coding sequence ATGGTCCAGCGCCAGCTCCCCCGCCCTGTCGAGATCTTCGACCTGCTGAAGTTCAAGAAGCCGGTCCTCGACCCCAGGCGTCGACGCCTCGAGAAGGCCTTGACGATCCATGACCTGCGGACGATCGCCAAGCGCCGCACGCCCCGGGCGGCCTTCGACTACACCGACGGTGCCGCCGAGGGGGAACTGTCTCTGGCCCGCGCCCGTCAGGCGTTCGAGGACGTCGAGTTCAGCCCCCGCGTGCTGCGACCCGCCGCGAAGGTCGACACGTCGACCACGATCCTCGGAGGCCCCTCGCGTCTCCCGTTCGCGATCGCCCCCACCGGTTTCACGCGCCTCATGCAGACCGAGGGGGAGATCGCTGGAGCCGGTGCCGCTGGCGCTGCAGGCATCCCCTTCACCCTCTCCACGCTCGGCACGTGCTCGATCGAGGCCGTCCAGGCGGCCAACCCGCACGGCCGCAACTGGTTCCAGCTCTACGTCATGCGAGACCGCGAGATCTCCTACGAGCTGGCGCGGCGAGCCGCTGCGGCCGGCTTCGACACCCTGCAGTTCACCGTCGACACCCCCGTCGCGGGTGCCCGACTGCGCGACAAGCGCAATGGCTTCTCGATCCCGCCGCAGATCTCGCTGCGAACCATCGTGAACGCGGCCGTCCGTCCGTGGTGGTGGTACGACTTCCTGACCACACCGAAGCTCGAGTTCGCGTCGCTCAGCTCGACCGGCGGAACCGTGGGCGAGCTGCTCGACTCGGCGATGGACCCGACCATCTCGTACGCCGACCTCGACGTCATTCGCGAGATCTGGCCCGGCAAGATCGTGGTCAAGGGCGTGCAGAACCTCGAGGACGCCAAGCAGCTCGCGACCCAGGGTGTCGACGGCATCATCCTGAGCAACCACGGCGGACGCCAGCTGGACCGCGCCCCCATCCCCTTCCACCTGCTGCCTGACGTCAAGCGCGAGGTTGGCTCGGCCCTCGAGATCGGCGTCGACACCGGCATCATGTCGGGCGCGGACATCGTGGCTGCTTCCGCTCTCGGTGCCGACTTCTCGATGATCGGGCGCGCCTATCTCTACGGCCTCATGGCCGGTGGACGCGCCGGCGTCGACCGCACCATCGCGATCCTCGAGGACGAGATGGTCCGCACCATGAAGCTGCTGGGAGCCGCCTCGATCGACGAGCTCGAGCCCGCACACGTGACCCAGCTAGAGCGACTGACGCCACGCCCACGCCGCCACGGCTGA
- a CDS encoding rhamnulokinase produces MSVSVAAVDLGASSGRVMVGDVGPGRLALRAVARFANEPVALADGLHWDPLDLYRHALDGLWTAANSSPDGLASVAVDSWAVDYALMRSGHMLGVPFHYRDGRTARGVARVHATVPAAELYARNGLQFLPFNTLYQLAADDLVGFADQLLLVPDLIGYWLTGRFVAERTNASTTGLLDATTRQWDTRLAASFDVQASMLPELIDPGVRIGKVTSSVGKRIGAPGLAVTAVGSHDTASAVVGVPMLTDDAAYISCGTWGLVGVELDAPVLTDEARAANFTNEGGVDGTTRFLTNVMGTWLISETLRTWERDGAGVELTKLLPAAAEVTDEVTVFDVQDPRFMAPGDMPKRILDWCREHGKPMPVGKPEILRSIIESLASAFAQALDTAQTLARRPIRRVHIVGGGSLNRVLCQAVADRSGRPVVAGPVEATALGNVLVQARALGAVDGDLADLRELIAATHSLEVFTPRR; encoded by the coding sequence ATGTCCGTATCCGTCGCCGCCGTCGACCTGGGCGCTTCGAGCGGCCGGGTCATGGTCGGCGATGTCGGTCCCGGTCGTCTGGCGCTGCGTGCCGTCGCACGCTTCGCCAACGAGCCCGTCGCGCTCGCCGACGGGTTGCACTGGGACCCCCTCGATCTCTACCGCCACGCTCTCGACGGACTGTGGACAGCCGCCAACTCGTCACCCGACGGGCTCGCGAGCGTGGCGGTGGACTCCTGGGCGGTCGACTACGCCCTGATGCGTTCTGGCCACATGCTGGGCGTGCCGTTCCACTATCGCGACGGCCGGACGGCCCGGGGGGTCGCGCGCGTCCACGCCACGGTTCCTGCCGCAGAGCTGTACGCCCGCAACGGTCTGCAGTTCCTGCCGTTCAACACGCTCTACCAGCTGGCCGCAGACGATCTGGTCGGGTTCGCCGACCAGCTCCTGCTGGTCCCCGACCTCATCGGCTACTGGCTGACGGGGCGCTTCGTCGCGGAACGTACCAATGCTTCGACCACCGGCCTGCTCGACGCCACGACACGGCAGTGGGACACCAGGCTCGCGGCCAGCTTCGACGTGCAGGCGTCGATGCTGCCCGAGCTCATCGACCCCGGTGTGCGCATCGGGAAGGTCACGTCGTCTGTCGGCAAGCGCATCGGTGCCCCCGGCTTGGCCGTCACGGCCGTCGGCTCGCACGACACCGCATCAGCGGTGGTCGGCGTACCGATGCTGACCGACGACGCCGCCTACATCTCGTGCGGCACGTGGGGGCTGGTCGGCGTCGAGCTCGACGCCCCCGTCCTCACCGACGAGGCGCGGGCCGCCAACTTCACCAATGAGGGCGGTGTCGACGGCACGACCCGGTTCTTGACCAACGTCATGGGTACATGGCTGATCAGCGAGACGCTGCGCACCTGGGAGCGCGATGGTGCAGGCGTCGAGCTGACCAAGCTGTTGCCCGCAGCCGCTGAGGTCACCGACGAGGTCACGGTGTTCGACGTCCAGGATCCACGGTTCATGGCACCCGGAGACATGCCGAAGCGCATCCTCGACTGGTGCCGCGAGCACGGCAAGCCCATGCCCGTCGGCAAGCCGGAGATTCTCCGCAGCATCATCGAGAGTCTCGCCTCGGCGTTCGCGCAAGCGCTCGACACGGCCCAGACGCTGGCTCGTCGTCCGATCCGTCGGGTGCACATCGTCGGCGGCGGTTCGCTCAACCGTGTGCTGTGCCAGGCAGTGGCCGACCGCAGCGGTCGGCCGGTCGTGGCCGGGCCCGTCGAGGCGACCGCACTCGGCAACGTCCTGGTGCAGGCGCGCGCACTCGGTGCCGTCGACGGCGACCTGGCTGATCTTCGCGAGCTCATCGCCGCGACCCATTCTCTCGAGGTCTTCACCCCCCGGCGCTGA
- a CDS encoding amidohydrolase codes for MTTAYVNAAVYTGDPERPWASSLVERDGVVIAVGDHAETADEVAAADEIVDVGGRMIMPGVHDAHTHLVSGLNRWEVSFATDAGEAEILEALRAWDGPRPVDAHGNRWLVGGRYWPESLAANGPDRAFLDEAFPDEPVMLHDRSAHNVLVNSTALELAGIDASTPDTKNGKVVRDAAGRVTGELYEQARWPVFRVMGVHDDDVMGLAVRHARDLNHRYGVTSVQDASSTAQLLRVLRSLDESDELGLHVAAHLVWREESFGMAGLDELDRMIEHHDDYSSRHVDTRFVKFWLDGSPIPPYWTHSCIHDDGTVDEEHLLIPQDEMNAAMVRFDAAGLTVKVHCGGEGAIRRALDAIENARAVNGPDGPRHELAHCCLVDPADFGRFAPLRVGAEMSPAVWHLAEHDVTHLYEFDTIVASGAEMTFGTDWSVAETPNLFPALQGAIQHGDHSIDLATGLAAMTVNGARAVGHDDRRGTLAPGKAADLIVLDRNLFEIPTDEIGSTVVLRTVVGGRTVHDLL; via the coding sequence ATGACCACGGCCTATGTCAACGCAGCCGTCTACACCGGCGATCCCGAGCGTCCTTGGGCGTCGAGCCTCGTCGAGCGCGACGGTGTCGTCATCGCTGTTGGTGACCACGCCGAGACGGCCGATGAGGTCGCCGCGGCCGATGAGATCGTCGACGTCGGCGGTCGCATGATCATGCCGGGGGTGCACGACGCCCACACCCACCTGGTCAGCGGTCTCAACCGGTGGGAGGTCTCGTTCGCGACCGACGCCGGAGAGGCCGAGATCCTCGAGGCGTTGAGGGCGTGGGACGGTCCACGGCCCGTGGACGCGCACGGCAACCGTTGGCTCGTGGGCGGCCGCTACTGGCCCGAGTCGCTCGCTGCGAACGGGCCGGACCGGGCCTTCCTCGACGAGGCGTTCCCCGACGAGCCGGTCATGCTCCACGACCGCTCGGCGCACAACGTGCTGGTCAACTCCACGGCACTCGAGCTGGCCGGCATCGACGCGTCGACGCCCGACACCAAGAACGGCAAGGTCGTCCGCGACGCCGCCGGCCGGGTCACGGGCGAGCTGTACGAGCAGGCCCGCTGGCCCGTGTTCCGGGTCATGGGAGTGCACGATGACGACGTCATGGGTCTCGCGGTGCGTCACGCCCGCGACCTCAACCACCGGTACGGCGTCACCTCGGTGCAGGACGCCTCCTCGACCGCCCAGCTGCTGCGGGTGCTGCGGTCGCTCGACGAGTCCGACGAGCTCGGCCTGCACGTCGCCGCGCACCTCGTGTGGCGCGAGGAGTCGTTCGGGATGGCGGGCCTCGACGAGCTCGACCGGATGATCGAGCACCACGACGACTACTCGTCACGGCACGTCGACACGCGGTTCGTGAAGTTCTGGCTCGACGGCTCGCCCATCCCGCCGTACTGGACGCACTCGTGCATTCACGACGACGGGACCGTCGACGAGGAGCACCTGCTCATCCCGCAGGACGAGATGAACGCCGCGATGGTGCGCTTCGACGCCGCCGGCCTGACGGTCAAGGTGCACTGCGGAGGCGAGGGAGCGATCCGGCGCGCCCTGGACGCGATCGAGAACGCCCGGGCTGTCAACGGCCCCGACGGGCCGCGCCACGAGCTGGCCCACTGCTGCCTCGTGGACCCCGCCGACTTCGGCCGGTTCGCCCCACTGCGCGTGGGTGCCGAGATGTCGCCGGCGGTGTGGCACCTCGCCGAGCACGACGTGACCCACCTCTACGAGTTCGACACCATCGTCGCGTCGGGAGCCGAGATGACCTTCGGCACCGACTGGAGCGTCGCCGAGACGCCCAACCTTTTCCCGGCCCTGCAGGGCGCGATCCAGCACGGCGACCACTCGATCGACCTCGCGACGGGGCTCGCCGCCATGACGGTGAACGGTGCGCGCGCCGTCGGTCATGACGACCGGCGGGGCACGCTCGCCCCCGGCAAGGCCGCCGACCTCATCGTGCTCGACCGCAACCTGTTCGAGATCCCGACCGATGAGATCGGCAGTACCGTCGTGCTCCGGACCGTGGTCGGCGGGCGGACGGTGCACGACCTGCTGTGA
- a CDS encoding GntR family transcriptional regulator, producing the protein MLPAQDVAVRPDSVVDGLRRAVLSRELARDTAVTEAYVARTFGVARPTARIAIDKLVADGILVRKPHHAARVRVLDRDDIIDLFVSRAAIEVAAVELLASTATVPAEATTAHCTLRERPSGGSYAEADLAFHRSLVHGTTSTRLPRLHDLLMGEIELGIAQIEAHRLRSSDEIVAEHQAILDAIAAGDVAGASALARQHVLASRDQLVAHYDSTHPTAQKVT; encoded by the coding sequence ATGTTGCCCGCCCAGGATGTCGCCGTCCGTCCCGACTCAGTCGTCGACGGCCTGCGCAGAGCAGTCCTGTCACGCGAGCTGGCACGTGACACCGCAGTCACGGAGGCCTATGTCGCCCGGACGTTCGGCGTGGCCCGACCCACCGCTCGGATCGCGATCGACAAGCTGGTCGCAGACGGGATACTGGTGCGCAAGCCGCACCACGCGGCACGCGTTCGCGTGCTCGACCGCGATGACATCATCGACCTCTTCGTGAGCCGCGCAGCGATCGAAGTGGCCGCCGTCGAGCTCCTCGCCTCAACCGCCACCGTCCCTGCCGAGGCCACGACGGCACACTGCACGTTGCGCGAGCGACCCTCCGGGGGCTCCTACGCCGAGGCCGACCTCGCATTCCACCGATCACTCGTCCACGGCACCACGTCGACGCGCCTGCCCAGGCTGCACGACCTGCTGATGGGTGAGATCGAGCTGGGCATCGCTCAGATCGAGGCGCACCGGTTGCGGTCGAGCGACGAGATCGTCGCCGAGCACCAGGCCATCCTCGACGCGATCGCGGCAGGCGACGTCGCCGGAGCCAGCGCCCTCGCCCGCCAGCACGTTCTGGCCTCGCGCGATCAGCTCGTCGCCCACTACGACTCCACCCACCCCACCGCCCAGAAGGTGACCTGA